One genomic segment of Carassius carassius chromosome 21, fCarCar2.1, whole genome shotgun sequence includes these proteins:
- the LOC132098136 gene encoding salivary plasminogen activator alpha 2-like → MKLLLNLLLLLFTLCCTADPKVLNIRQKTGTRTNRDACVDSKAAVRDIGATWLRWKGQRVEFCRCVLQARAECHEIPMTTCFMSKCYNGGTCKEALYSSDFICQCPPGFTGTQCEINTTERCSRGQGSGYRGTWSTSVSGLECINWNSSSIRGKKFKASRPEANTLGLGNHNYCRNPDGDAKPWCYVNKKAQITWEFCSLPTCLIDPYLECAQRSGQTYRGTKAVSRSGLKCLSWDSSAVSLKIYNAWRSDAREMGIGSHNFCRNPNGDLGPWCTVDKGSQLVRELCDVPKCPRKTPSFTTRGQRAPNSINTQGSCGQRVEAPSNSLPMFRIRGGQVSDIREQPWQAAMTVYLPRKKSHSYLCGAVLIDSCWILTAAHCFQERFDANRLRMVLGRTFRLQNSSSEQIFDVEKYWIHEQYNDDTFDNDIALLKLKSEFGICAVNSPEVLPACLPEPNLVLPDLTECEISGYGKETEFSAFNSDRIKRGRVRLWPQEQCVSEKLSGRLVTPNMLCAGDTRNLDDACKGDSGGPLVCPKNGRMTLMGLISWGDGCGKKDTPGVYTRVTNYINWISSKMRAN, encoded by the exons ATGAAATTATTACTAAACCTGCTGTTGCTGCTTTTTACTTTGTGCTGCACTGCAGATCccaaa GTGCTCAATATCAGACAGAAGACAGGCACACGCACAAATAGAG acGCTTGTGTGGACTCTAAGGCCGCGGTCAGAGACATTGGGGCGACGTGGCTGCGATGGAAGGGTCAGAGAGTTGAATTCTGCCGCTGCGTCCTTCAAGCAAGAGCTGAGTGTCATGAGATACCGATGACCA CATGTTTCATGTCTAAGTGTTATAATGGAGGGACGTGTAAAGAAGCTCTTTACTCCAGTGACTTCATCTGTCAGTGTCCTCCTGGCTTTACAGGAACACAGTGTGAAATCA ACACAACTGAGCGGTGTTCCAGGGGTCAGGGGTCGGGTTACCGTGGCACCTGGAGCACGAGTGTGTCAGGACTGGAGTGTATTAACTGGAATTCCAGCTCAATCCGAGGGAAGAAGTTCAAGGCCAGTAGACCAGAGGCAAACACACTGGGACTGGGAAACCACAACTACTGCAG GAATCCAGATGGAGACGCTAAACCCTGGTGTTACGTTAATAAAAAGGCTCAGATAACATGGGAGTTCTGCTCTTTACCCACCTGCTTAATCG ATCCCTATCTAGAGTGCGCACAGAGATCCGGTCAGACCTACAGAGGGACGAAAGCTGTCTCACGCAGCGGTTTGAAGTGTCTGTCATGGGATTCATCTGCAGTGTCTCTAAAGATCTACAATGCATGGAGGTCCGACGCCAGAGAGATGGGCATCGGCAGCCATAACTTCTGCAG GAACCCGAATGGTGACCTTGGCCCCTGGTGTACCGTCGATAAAGGGTCTCAGCTGGTGCGGGAGCTCTGTGACGTCCCTAAATGCC CGAGGAAAACTCCATCCTTCACCACACGTGGCCAACGAGCCCCGAACTCCATCAACACTCAAG GTTCCTGCGGTCAGCGGGTTGAAGCTCCTTCAAACTCTCTGCCCATGTTCAGGATTCGTGGAGGTCAGGTCAGTGACATCAGAGAGCAGCCGTGGCAGGCCGCCATGACTGTCTATCTGCCACGCAAAAAATCTCACAGCTACCTCTGCGGCGCCGTCCTGATCGACTCCTGCTGGATCCTCACGGCAGCTCACTGCTTCCAGGAGAG ATTTGATGCGAATCGTCTTCGGATGGTTCTGGGTCGAACCTTCAGGCTTCAGAACTCCAGCAGTGAGCAGATCTTCGACGTGGAGAAATACTGGATCCATGAGCAGTACAACGATGACACGTTTGACAATGACATCG CTCTGCTCAAGTTAAAGAGTGAGTTTGGTATCTGTGCCGTAAACTCTCCAGAAGTCCTGCCTGCATGTTTACCAGAACCTAACCTGGTTTTACCGGATTTGACGGAGTGCGAGATCTCTGGTTACGGGAAAGAGACAGAGT TTTCTGCATTTAACTCGGATCGAATTAAGCGTGGTCGTGTGCGCTTGTGGCCGCAGGAACAGTGTGTCTCGGAGAAGCTGTCCGGCCGTCTGGTGACCCCAAACATGCTGTGCGCCGGAGACACACGCAACCTGGACGACGCCTGCAAG GGGGATTCCGGCGGTCCTCTGGTGTGTCCCAAAAATGGCAGGATGACTCTGATGGGTTTAATCAGCTGGGGCGACGGCTGTGGGAAGAAAGACACGCCTGGCGTTTACACACGTGTCACAAACTACATAAACTGGATCTCCAGCAAGATGAGGGCAAACTGA